atccccagcgcccgggccatctttgctccaacggagcctcggctgcgggaggggaagagagagacagagaggggaagcgtggcagaggggtggagaagcaaatgggcgcttctcctgtgtgccctggccggaatcgaacccgggtcctccgcacgctaggccgacgctctaccgctgagccaaccggccagggccaatagcatctttattcattaCAATGAAACACTGGAAATAACCCAGAAGTCTATCAACAGTGTGTTGTAAAGTAGCTAAATCCACAAATCCATGGGTGTTtgtagaggcacatagtccaaatcagtttttgaaaagttttattaaaggaggaaattttaatatgctggctgcatatggctgtcACGGGGCATCTGCAAGTCCAAATCAGGTAGCCCCaaaaaacagttcaggggctgtttatatactcctaattatacatgggaggggagaaaacctgacatcacggcataagtttatacctcttgtttagagatacatacataactacatgctttcaggaggggaggggtggtttccatgggaacaaatgtCTGCGAATGATCCATCAGcctaagaaaagatttaattcttttctccctacacctggctagccattgacCCTTCCCCCaaaggtatgggggaaggtcagggaatccaagtctccttcctctttctgcatttatttatttatttttaaagattttatttattcattatagaaaggggggggggaggagcaggaagcatcaactcccatatgtgccttgaccaggcaagcccagggttttgaaccggcaacctcagcgtttctaggttgacgctttatccactgcaccaccacaggtcaggcctctttctgCATTTATAACACAATACCATCTTGGTCTTATGCTAAagcacacaagcatagaaatcacacttacaaaatcccTCTGCACGCCTagcctaaattaataaaatgttctttaaatttcccaaaatattaatattaattctgtagcttttggcactttacaacaagtgaacagataaacaaaccAGGGTACATCCATACAGAAGATTAAGCagtaacaaaaaaggaaaactatttaTACACCCAACAAATTGGATGGATCTTAAGGGCAATTTGCTGAGTGGGGAAAAAGCTTATCTCAAAGGTTACATACATACCATTTTAAGAGCATTCTTGAAATCACAAAATTAGTTACAGAGTACTGATCAGTGGTGGCTGTTGGGGACTGCAAGCCCACAGGgtctttggagtttagatttctgggggacagaggttgtggggaactggcagtaagctgacagtctgcacaaccccacctcacttgttctgtgaagttgctaaaggctattttttcccACACCTTCATGTTTTCTGTGGTGCTGGAATTTTGAATTCATCCTGTCCCCCATGTCCCTGGCAatttcctttttatcctttgttttgtgaagttaagatgttatgtatggtgggggttttgggcACTTGGTATAATTCTTAGGATGCCTTGGAAatgttttagtgattttttttggtttgctaatggcttcactttgccctataaataaagcaggtagggGATGGAGGCTCgccttttgcaagctatcttctgCATTGCAAAAAGTCCTCCAGAgcccatcttttttctctttaagtctattttcttaattccctgcggttcccactcaggacctagaATTATTAGCTGTGATGGTTCGCGGCAGATGGCCATGGGTCAGAGCTGGGAGACAGTGTGACTATAAAGGAGTAGCAAGAGAATGTTTCTTTGGATCAGCACAACAATTCTGCGTCCTGATTAGGGTGGGGTTTTACAAAAATCTCTGTATGTGATAATATTTCTTAGAACTCTacaccaataaaacaaaacaaaaaacctcatacAAACAAAAGCATGAAAAAACTAGTGAAATCCAAATAAGGTCTAGTTTACTAATAGTATTGTACCAATgtcactaaaattattttttgtcattgatttgagaaaaggaaggagagagaagcataaacttgttctacttagttgtgcaatcattggttgcttctcatatgtaccctgatcagggatcaaatctgcaacctcagcatacCAGATGATGCTTGATCAACTAAGCAACCTGACCAGGGCACCAatgtaattttattgattttgatgaTATATGATGGTTTTATGAAATAATATCACTGCAGAGGCTGAGTAAAGGTActcaggaacttttttttttctttttttttgtatttttctgaagctggaaacggggagagacagtcagacagactcccgcatgcgcccgactgggggatccacctggcacgcccaccaggggcgaggctctgcccaccagggggcgatgctctgcccctccgggcattgctctgccacgaccagagccactctagcgcctggggcagaggccaaggagccatccccagcacccgggctatctttgctccaatggagccttagctgcaggaggggaagagagagacagagaggaaggagggggggtggagaagcaaatgggcgcttctcctatgtgccctggccgggaatcgaactcgggtcccccgcacgccaggctgacgctctaccgctgagccaaccggccagggccaggaacttTCTATAATTTGTAATTTCTTGCGAGTCTAAAATTATTCCCtaacaaattttagaaaaattacatttaagatgtttttaaaacttataaacatGGATTACATCcaaataaatggaactacattTATAAGTATATTCTTTTTACTTATGAAATACATAGTAGATTAAAGTAGATGAgtttagcctgatctgtggtagtgcagtggatatagcatcgacccggaatactgaggtcactggttcaaaaccctgggcttgcctggtcaaggcacatgtgggagttgaggcttcctgctcctcctcccttctctctcgctctctttctttctctctcccctcctctctaaaatgaataaataaaataataaaaaaagagatgaatttaGAGTCTAAGAAATGCAAGAACTAATCATGTAATATGAGGTGGGCACAGAACACTCCTGCTacatataacattaaaaattaatcaatgttgccccactcatatttcaggctgggacctacttctaatttagagctctctttcccccttttgccaacttctattatgaatctacctttgccacccagcttagggtatcccaaggttctctttaccatgccacagtcgcagagctccagggaaaagctacctggtctcatctctccaggcagaggagaacagaagctccatatccacgcatgctgcaaatggcttctccagtctacctgaatcattaccagctagaagcagtggtcattgggacttggacatgagctgcaaagtatagaatgtgaCAACAAtcccagtgccatgcagacttttcctgtgtggacttttcctggactcctgctccctgtgacagctcctaacagactgaacaaactgtggttgggttgcatttttcagggatttggcatggtgatggggccaacttggacttggtgaatatgttaaggacactactcttttatggattcttgctgtattggccaagagtttgcttaaaggcttttaatcactgtaaaaaaaaaaatagaaggctggataaagaagatggggcacatatacaccatggtatactagtcagctagaagaaatgatgacatcggatcacttacagcagattggtggaatcttgataacattatgtggagtgaaataagcgaatcagaaaaaaacaagaactgcaggattccatacattggtgggacataaaagtgagactaagagacatggacaggagtgtggtggatatggggggtggggggagggaaagagggagggggagagggggaggggtacaaagaaaactggatagagagtgacggaggatgatctctctttgggtgatgggtatgcaacagaactaaatgacaaaataacctggaaatgtttaaatgttttctttgaatatatgtaccctgatttattgatgtcaccccatttaaataaaaatttatttattaaaaaaaatcaatgttgagAACTGCCTACTTTAAAGTTAGGGAATCGTTGAGAATATGGTTCAAGATATCCTGTCCCAGAATGGATATCAAATATATAATAAGTTTAGATTTGGCTTAGAAAACTCAAGTATGCATCATTTTCATGATGCTTCTTTCCTTCATGAATTCTCTGACATTTTGCGAAGTCACCCTATATTGTGTTCCTAACAGTTTTAATTTCTGTAGGAATTCATGAGATGCGATGAATTCTGCTATATTCTTTGCCATCTGAAAATTATTCTCCAGCATATCAGGCAACTGTTGAGGTTTCTTTCTAGACAAAAGTCCCATGATCATATTGCTGCTGTGATATATGAGCTCACTGATGATCTATTATGATCAGCAAGAGTCTTCATTCCCATAGAAGGCTTTCCTAGTCTCTTCAGTCATGAGATTTAGCATATACACTTTTTGGAAACATAATTACCTAGAAATATTTCAAGACTTTTCTGCATTTAatatatttgaggtttttttctaCATGTTAATTATGATAGTGTGAGGTAACTGATTTCTGAAAGCACTAGCACATTCTCTGCATTCATTAAATTTCACTCCTGTGCAAATTCCATAATTTTGCATGGGTAAAAATCTAGCAACAGGCTAATCTACACTGAGTATATTCAAGTATGCTAGGAGTACACTGCACTGAACTATCATGGTTTGTCCCTTGCATGAGTTCAGTTGTATGTAATGAATTCAGACTCTACAAAGGATTATGTACCTCGATCTATACATTTGTTGTCTGTATGAACAGGCTTGACAAGTGAGAGAAAGGTTAACTCAATTGTTGAATCCATAGCGTCTCTGtcttttataaattctttggTGTACAGAGGTGCCAAATTCATGTTGAAAGCTTTCTCACACTAAACTAAATACATATGGTTTTTCTCATGTATCACTTCCTTGGTGGGTCACAAGAGATCAATACTGTATGAATAGTCAGTACATATAAAAGAAGTAccgtcgtccctcgccatatcacggttcactttgcatggtctcactgtatcgtggattttttttttttttacacaaagacagagagtgagtcagagagagggatagacagagacagacagacaggaatggagagagatgagaagcatcaatcattagtttttcattgcacgttgcaacaccttagttgttcattgattgctttctcataggtgccttgaccgcgggcgctcagcagaccgagtaaccccttgcttgagccagcgaccttgcattcaagctcgtgagcttttgctcaaaccagataagcccgcacttaagctggcgaccttgggggtctcgaacctgggtcctctgcatcccagtccgatgctctatccactgcgccaccacctggtcaggctgtagcgtagatttttaaattgtatatatctaattttgtatcgtggattttttgctatatcgtgggattttgtaatatataggtatttttatatatttaatattttaattatttttgtggtaaaataagcaaaataagtgtgggaaaggttaatagcagtgtgggaaaggtttataagagtgtggggtttAAAAAGCCttagaatatatattaaaaaataaatataaggttgctagttcacagattttcacctatcatgggGGTTCTGGAATCTAACCCCCGCGATAGACAAGCGACCACTGTATATCCTATGTGAAGTCTTTGATGTTGTACAAAGCCTAATTTCTCCCTGAAGGTGTGACCACACTCATTGCATTGTCAAGTTTTGTTCCCATCATGAGTTCTCTGATGTACAAGGAGATTTCTCTTTGAAGAGAAGcccttcccacattcactgcacacaaaaggtttctctcctgtatgagttcgCTGATGGATGATTAGACGGCTTTTCGCAGcgaagcctttcccacattcattgcatGCATAAGGTTTCTCCCCAGTATGGATTTGCTGATGTAAAATGAGCTCACTTTCCATGGAAAAAccttttccacattcactgcatatataggatttctctcctgtatgaattTGCTCATGTACAATAAGATAGCGTTTCATGGtaaagccttttccacattcaTTGCATGAaaagggtttctctccagtatgagtccGCTGATGTACCACAAGATTGCTCTTAAAGGCAAAACCTTTTCCACATTTATTGCATatatagggtttctctccagtatgagttcGCTGGTGTAGCACCAGTCCACTATTCACGATGaagccttttccacattcactgcatctgtatggtttctctccagtatgtGTTCGCTGATGTACGACTAGCCGACTCTTCAAGgggaagcctttcccacactcactgcaggtgtagggtttctctccagtatgcGTTCGCTGATGTATAATAAGCATGCTCTTCACGGTGAAGCCTTTCCCACAGTCACCACATAAATAGGATTTCTCTACTGTATGATTTCTCTGATGCACAATGAGGTTACTCTTTCTGGGAAAGCCTTTTCCACATTCGCTGCAcacatagggtttctctccagtgtgagttcGCTGATGTTCAACTAGACGGCTCTTCATGgtgaagcctttcccacactcattGCATacatatggtttctctcctgtatgattTCGTTGATGTATGAGGACATAATGCTTCGTGgtgaagcctttcccacactcactgcaggTGTAGGGTTTCTCTCCCGTATGGGTTCGCTGATGTATGATAAGCATGCTCTTCCCAGTGaagccttttccacattcactACAGACATAGCATTTCTCTCCAGTATGATTTCGCTGATGTACAATGAGATTACGCTTCCCTGGGAAGCCTTTTCCACATTCATTGCacacatagggtttctccccagtgtgagTCCGCTGGTGTTCGATCAAACGGCTCTTCATGGTAAAAACTTTGCCACAGTCACTGCATATAAAGGATTTCTCTCTTTcgtgaattctctgatgttcaTTGAGCCTGGACTTTCTAGAGAATACTTTTGCACACAAACTGCATCCATAAGGTTTCTCACCTGTATGAACTCTCTCATGATCAGTGAGCTGAGACTTCTTAacgaaggctttcccacattcactgcacacATGGGCCTTCTCTACTTCATGAGCTCTCTGATGCCTAATGACCTGGCACTTATTGTTAATGGGTTTTGCACTGACAGGGAATTTAACTGCAGGATGAAAATCTTCACATTTGCCATGCTGAAATGATTTTCCATCTCCATTCAATATAGTAGAGTTCTTAGTTTCATAGCTTTTACTCTGTTTGACTAAACTTAAATTGGATTCCAGAGTTTTTATGTAGAACTCAAACATACCATGATTTTGCCTGAAAGGaaaatgactttttctttgaagaacaatattttcaaatgtattgtGTTTGTGGTTTTGTTCCATGTCTTTCAGCATTCTTAGATTTTCCCAGTGACCCAGGAAATAATTGTCAACTTTGTCAGCATCTAAGAAAGGGGAAAACAATAAatccttttataattttctttggaataaaactgtatatttttaaacttttattttattttccttggtgtttttttaaaatagcacttCAGCAACAACCCTGTTATAACACTATAAAAGAAACACCATGTATAAATATTCCTTATTTCTTACAttgataaaaatagaatataaacaaACTAAAAGGCATAGGCAGTTACTATACCATTCAGATTATGTAGTTGACAATTTATGTAGATTTGGCTACTTTTGGAACTTGCAAACATGTAGAGAGAATAAAATACAAGCAAGTCATTGTTTGCAGCAAACAACAGGGTTTGGAGGAATACCATTCATCAGAACTTGGAAAGACCCAGACCCCAGGGGTGGAAAAGGAAACTAATGCAAACAATGAGGGCTGCATTGTTCACCCCAAAACTACTTATTGAATGGCTCCTATGTACTAGGTACTGTATTGGTGTCTGGAATATATAAAATGCACCTTACTTTCACTGATCTAAAATCTAGTtagggaaaacaataaaaaaggaatggAGTTGAAGATTATTAAATGAGGATTAAAGGAGCTATGAGATGGTGGAAAGTGGAGAAAATCATGTATGTATTTGTATAAAGAGAAGACAAAGTTGAATGATGGGTTCCATGGGAAGCATGGTTAATGAAAGTGAGAAAGCCAGCATTACTCTGCTAACTATATGACTTGAGCCACTGGGTAGGTAGAAGCATCTCAAATCAAGATTAGGACTCTTACTAAAATCCAGAATGTGTAAGAAAAAGTATGCATTGTGGAACATAAACTATGAGATGATTATTAGATGTGTACTACAGACATCAAGATCCGGTTGGAGGTATAAATGGAGATCAGAATGTGGAAATAATAATATACACTTATATTCAAGAAAAGAGGACTGGGTGAtatgctggctcatctggtttgagcaaggctcaccagcttgagcgcaaggtctctagcttgagcaaggggtcactcgtttggcagtagccccaggtcaaggcacatatgagaaagcaattaatgaacaactaaggtgctgcaatgaagaattgatgcttcacatctctctcccttcctgtctgttcatccctctctgtccctttctctctatgtcacacacacacacaaaaaaaagtgatAATAAGCCAAGGTTTTAGACATTCAGGGTTTTGGGATTCTTTAATGTAAACGTAGAGGCACCAAATACTGGGGTATATAGAGTAATCATATTTCTTACCCAGCAAGTAATATAAAGTCTCCAGAATTTGAATTAAAGTGAACTGAGACAGACTCTTACAACATTACCCTGTTTCTAAATTTGCCCTTCTGTAGCTCACCAATCAGGCTAACTTTCCAGAAACATCAATCATATCACATGGACAACTCATATCATCAACACTCCAGCCTTTAGTTTAGTTGGGTCATGCTATCATATATTCCACCCAACAAATAGGGCAACAGTAATTGATAGAAAATTTTGTAGCTGGCCAGGGTATCACATAGTCATCTTCAGAAGCCAATGTGCTACATAAGATATGGCAACTGTCACATTTTTTAATCGCATTCTACAGTCAGTACAAAAGTCATATCCaaaaatttctcatttcttttttttttttttttttttcatttttctgaagctggaaacggggagagacagtcagacagactcccgcatgcgcccgaccgggatccacccggcacgcccaccaggggcgacgctctgcccaccagggggcgatgctctgcccatcctgggcgtcgccatgttgcaaccagagccactctagcgcctgaggtagaggccacagagccatccccagcgcccgggccatctttgctccaatggagccttggctgcgggaggggaagagagagacagagaggaaagcacggcggaggggtggagaagcaaatgggcgcttctcctgtgtgccctggccgggaatcgaacccgggtcctccgcacgctaggccgacgctctactgctgagccaaccggccagggctattttctcATTTCAATGTCCCTGATATACCTCTTCCCTCATCTGCGACCAGCAGCATCTACTTCAGTAATCCTACACTTAAGTCTCATTGGCAACAGTTTGGTTGTACTAAGGGATTAACTTCCTCCTTGAAGATTTAGGTTATGATAGCTTTATCTTCAGTTTTTCTTAGAGCATCTGGCTGATCCTTATTATTGCTATACTACTAACACCAATGTGAAAGTTAAGACAACGCAGAGCTACAAAACCACAAAACCAGTCAGCTCTCTACTTTGCTACCTTAATGACATATGAAACCCAAACAATCCTCCATTTATCCACATTTCCACGCTACTCTTTCTCCTGCAGAGACCTTCTAACTGTGGCTTTCATTTGCCTGACTTCAGGCCACTCTTTTGATAGTCAACCCCATGGCCTCATGTGTTTCCTCAtgtttcatgccttcattcataaTTCATAGCTTCATCTTCCTAATTCAAAATGTAGATACGCCTTGTACATATGCTGTCATTCCCATTCTGACTACCACCATAAGCTCTGTTTcctctatttttctaaatttatccttttattattaatatttacagTTAGCTTCAGTGGAGATTTAACCTCACCCAAAGAGATCTGGCCCTTGCCTTTGCTGACTAGAAGGTGATCTCTAGACCTCTGGAAAGTCCTGCCTGATAGAAGTGTTGTTTGCCTGGTGGCTTTGGCCAACAGACACTCTAACAATGTGATTCTTGATTGGCGTTCTAGGCTAAACCATATCAGTTACAACCATTGGAGGAACTGGAGACTATAGATACTGGCCAACTTCTGGAGAGACTAAAGGTCAGCCATTGAGGCAATATGTATCTGAATCCAATACAAACTCTAAACAACAAAGACTTAAATGAGCTTTCTTAGTAGGCAAAACTCTGTATATAATGGCATACATTATGGCCAGGAGGAGGTAATCCTGTCCATGAGTCCAGAAACCACACATGTGGACACTCCATGGATGCCATATGACCCAAGAATTCCATGACTTGGTATAGatccaaaaaaattaaagcatgtaTATGTTCACAAAAAAagctgtacacaaatgttcacagcagcataattcataaaaatcaaaaagtggaaacaaccccaaatccatcaatagatgaatgcatTAAATGATGCTGCAGgttggccctggttgggtagctcaattgattagagcatcatctcaatatgccaaggctgcaggttcaatccccagtcagggcacatataagaaccaaccaatgaatgtataaaaaagtagaaaaacaaatcaatgtttctctctttattaaatcaataaacaaaacaaaattttttttaaagtaatagatCCATACAATGGACTCTTATTTGGccataaaaggaatgaaatactaaTAATACattctaaaacataaaataacttcaaaagcAGGCCAAAtgcaagaagccagacacaaaagaccacatattttatgactccatttatatcaAATACCAACAATAAGCAAATCTATACATGTAGAAAGTCGATTAGTGGTTACCTAGCCTGGGGCTTAGGAGAaatcaatttctatttttttttttaaagggagagagaaaggacaagggaagaggggatggggaagggagagagacagaaataacagataagggcctgacctgtggtggcacagtggataaagcgtcgacctggaaatgctgaggtcgccggttcgaaaccctgggcttgcctggtcaaggcacatatgggagttgatacttccagctcctccccaccttctctctctctctctgtctctcctctcgttctctctccctctgtctctccctctcctctctaaaatgaataaaaaaaaaaaattttttaattaaaaaaaaaaaaaagcagataaaacatctacttgttgtttcacttattcatgcattcattggttgattcttgtatgtgacctgactgggaatcaaacacgcaaccttggccctggccagttggctcagcagtagagcatcagcccggcatgtggaagtcccgggttcaatttccagtcagggcacaccagagaagcttccatctgcttcttcccccttcccctttcctttctccctatctctctcttccgctcccgcagccaaggctccattggagcaaagttggcccaggtgctgaagatggctccatggcttccacctcaggtgctagaactgCTCCGGtaacaacagagcagcaccccggATGGGCCCACCAgtattgccctctggtgggcatgccgggtggatcccggtcaggtgcatacaggagtctgtaactatttccccacttctaacttcagaaaaacacaaacaaacaaacaacaaaaaacaacaacaaaacacgcaaccttggcatattgggacaacactacCCAAAtgcactacccagccagggcccgaaagtgtttttgttttaaagtgacaaaatcttccaaaattgaCTTTGAACTGTCAATAAGCAAAGAAGCACTAAATTGTGTATTTAAATTGACAAATTGTAGAGTATGTGAatcacctcaataaagctgtttaaaaaaacaaacaagaatatAATGGgggcctggcatgtggtggcccagtggataaagtgtcaaccaggaatgctgaggttgctggttcaaaaccctgagcttgcccagtcaaggcacatataactagcaatcaatgaacaactaaagtgaagcaactatgagttgatacttctcgctccagcctcccttttcctctcccgtCTCtataaaatcgataaataaaaaaaaatttaaaaagaatataatgggggaaatgaataaaatgctGACACctaaaatgaaccaaaaaaaaatcagaaatatcaaAGGTACAAAGAAAGTACAATGAAGCAGATATAAGCTATGATTTGGGCTAGAAAGAATGTAAAACAGTCTTTTCAAGTTAAACTTAGTCAACAGAAACAGTAGGAACCTTTAAGGTGAGAACAACATAGTTGGAGAACATTCTCACAACACCAGTATGGACGGAAAAGAAGATGTCCCATACTGAAGGAGCCTCTCATACTAAAATAGGATGGTGGAAAGGGTCTTTTTGTGAGGGGAAGATGACTCCTATTGCTCCTGCAAGAACTCAGAAATCTTGGGTCAGTAAAGTATTTAGAACTAAAAGTATAGGTTAGACAATACTAAAGGGATTATAAATTTGGAGTTTCATccagagaaaaggaagaacttAATTCATGAGACTGGAGGAAAATGTTAAGGATCACGGATACAGTGAAAAGGTCTTCTGGTCAATATGGTGACATAGGAAAATGCAGGACTCTCTAGAATTGCATCAAAAGTACAACTACATTACAGACCatccatcattcagaactgcctgaaatctagttGAACAAAAGttctaacct
The Saccopteryx bilineata isolate mSacBil1 chromosome 3, mSacBil1_pri_phased_curated, whole genome shotgun sequence DNA segment above includes these coding regions:
- the LOC136332060 gene encoding zinc finger protein 432-like, whose amino-acid sequence is MFQAQELLTLEDIAVDFTREEWQLLDPDQKDLYRDVMLENYSHLVSVGYQVSKPDNLSKLEQREGLWTIEGELCSLVCPDADKVDNYFLGHWENLRMLKDMEQNHKHNTFENIVLQRKSHFPFRQNHGMFEFYIKTLESNLSLVKQSKSYETKNSTILNGDGKSFQHGKCEDFHPAVKFPVSAKPINNKCQVIRHQRAHEVEKAHVCSECGKAFVKKSQLTDHERVHTGEKPYGCSLCAKVFSRKSRLNEHQRIHEREKSFICSDCGKVFTMKSRLIEHQRTHTGEKPYVCNECGKGFPGKRNLIVHQRNHTGEKCYVCSECGKGFTGKSMLIIHQRTHTGEKPYTCSECGKGFTTKHYVLIHQRNHTGEKPYVCNECGKGFTMKSRLVEHQRTHTGEKPYVCSECGKGFPRKSNLIVHQRNHTVEKSYLCGDCGKGFTVKSMLIIHQRTHTGEKPYTCSECGKGFPLKSRLVVHQRTHTGEKPYRCSECGKGFIVNSGLVLHQRTHTGEKPYICNKCGKGFAFKSNLVVHQRTHTGEKPFSCNECGKGFTMKRYLIVHEQIHTGEKSYICSECGKGFSMESELILHQQIHTGEKPYACNECGKGFAAKSRLIIHQRTHTGEKPFVCSECGKGFSSKRNLLVHQRTHDGNKT